In Synechococcus sp. A18-25c, a single window of DNA contains:
- a CDS encoding protein phosphatase — protein MFTRFAAGALAAASLTTLAVAAEASHRPVRWVSGGAVWSTEDSAFATFFSEGEMTDRALEAGIYNSGWTADEVQEGMTKTYDVDLLGVANFLYSADGVAFLDDQTSSYFPYWQKKKTAVVALRSAIILDAVDGEISSASIMSNLPVDFRLNDNGTSDGAQNVCKAGLDAPQSTSLMSWYVFLPACVQANQILPMEPASVAAPVRGLW, from the coding sequence GTGTTCACCCGTTTTGCAGCAGGCGCACTTGCCGCCGCTTCTCTTACTACTTTGGCTGTCGCCGCTGAAGCAAGTCACCGCCCCGTGCGCTGGGTCTCCGGTGGCGCTGTCTGGTCCACCGAAGACAGTGCTTTCGCTACCTTCTTCAGCGAAGGCGAGATGACCGACCGTGCCCTCGAAGCCGGCATCTACAACTCCGGTTGGACTGCCGATGAGGTCCAAGAAGGCATGACCAAGACCTACGACGTGGATCTGCTTGGCGTTGCCAATTTCCTGTATTCCGCCGATGGCGTCGCATTCCTTGACGACCAAACCAGTAGCTATTTCCCCTATTGGCAGAAGAAAAAGACCGCTGTGGTCGCTCTTCGCTCCGCCATCATTCTCGATGCTGTTGACGGCGAAATCTCTTCCGCCAGCATCATGAGCAACCTGCCCGTTGACTTCCGTCTAAACGACAACGGCACTTCTGACGGTGCTCAGAACGTCTGCAAGGCTGGCCTCGATGCGCCTCAGTCCACCTCCCTGATGTCCTGGTATGTGTTTCTGCCCGCTTGCGTGCAGGCCAACCAGATCCTCCCTATGGAGCCCGCTTCTGTCGCCGCCCCTGTTCGCGGCCTCTGGTGA
- a CDS encoding NAD(P)/FAD-dependent oxidoreductase — protein sequence MSTAASDQLAPIVVIGGGFAGLTTALAFRHVHPRPPIVLIEPRERFVFVPLLYELLSGELKGWEVAPTYASLLQGRGISHVQDHVQSVDLKARTLKTASAQTMTYSQLVIATGAQPTDFGIPGVRDHALRFHTLSDLAPLQQCLQQVRRRPSGSSTLVIAGAGATGVELACKLFDMLDGAAAIQLVELGERILSRSRAFNREQAQQALQKRGITVRLNTRVDAVTPTSVNLNGAEGALTLAHDGLIWTAGSRPKIPDLTPAVTLQGGRLPVTSALRLEGHSEVMALGDIVTHSSDDEASNWPLSAQAAIQQGQFAAKCLQSHLKGSDPGPFIFRDLGEMLSLGIGDASLTGLGITLAGPLAFKLRRLTYLTRLPGLSLGLKSAGAWLVSP from the coding sequence TTGTCAACCGCTGCCAGCGATCAACTTGCGCCGATAGTGGTGATCGGTGGTGGCTTCGCCGGATTGACCACGGCACTGGCCTTCCGTCATGTGCATCCCCGGCCACCGATTGTCTTAATCGAACCGAGGGAGCGTTTCGTTTTTGTTCCCCTTCTGTATGAGCTGCTGAGTGGTGAACTGAAGGGGTGGGAGGTGGCGCCCACCTACGCATCCTTGCTGCAAGGTCGTGGCATCAGTCATGTGCAGGATCACGTTCAATCCGTCGATCTGAAGGCGCGAACGCTGAAAACAGCTTCAGCGCAGACCATGACCTACAGCCAGCTGGTGATCGCTACCGGCGCACAACCGACGGATTTCGGCATCCCAGGCGTGCGCGACCACGCGCTGCGCTTTCACACCCTGTCGGATCTCGCTCCCCTGCAACAGTGCCTGCAGCAGGTGCGGCGGCGGCCTTCTGGCAGCAGCACCTTGGTGATCGCAGGGGCCGGTGCCACTGGCGTTGAACTGGCCTGCAAGTTGTTCGACATGCTCGATGGTGCCGCAGCGATTCAGCTGGTGGAACTGGGTGAACGGATCCTTTCCAGGTCGCGAGCCTTCAACCGAGAGCAGGCGCAGCAAGCCCTGCAGAAAAGAGGCATCACGGTCCGCTTAAACACACGCGTTGACGCCGTCACTCCAACCTCTGTGAATCTGAACGGGGCGGAGGGGGCTCTCACGCTGGCCCATGACGGCTTGATCTGGACCGCCGGCAGTCGCCCCAAGATTCCGGATCTCACCCCTGCCGTGACGCTGCAGGGCGGTCGCTTACCCGTCACGTCGGCATTGCGTCTCGAGGGCCACAGTGAGGTGATGGCCCTGGGCGACATCGTCACGCACAGCTCAGATGACGAGGCATCCAACTGGCCTCTCTCAGCGCAGGCCGCCATCCAGCAGGGGCAATTTGCCGCCAAGTGCCTGCAATCTCATCTGAAGGGAAGTGATCCAGGTCCGTTTATCTTTCGGGATCTGGGGGAAATGCTGAGTCTGGGCATCGGCGACGCCTCACTCACCGGTCTTGGCATCACCCTTGCAGGACCTCTCGCCTTCAAATTGCGCAGGCTCACCTATCTCACGCGTCTGCCTGGGTTGTCGCTTGGGCTCAAATCCGCAGGCGCCTGGCTCGTTAGCCCTTGA
- a CDS encoding AAA family ATPase, which produces MGGPSDQDLFSHHGESLRRQLAPLADRLRPRDLDEFVGQGAILAEGRLLRRAIAADRVGNLILHGPPGVGKTTLARIIANHTRAHFSSLNAVLAGVKDLRHEVDEAHRRLERHGLRTILFIDEVHRFNSAQQDALLPWVENGTLTLIGATTENPYFEVNKALVSRSRLFRLEALGADDLSRLLRSAISDGERGYGNRKVEITPEAADHLVDVAGGDARSLLNALELAVESTPANATGVIEIDLGIAEESIQQRAVLYDKQGDAHFDTISAFIKSLRGSDADAALFWLARMIEAGENPRFIFRRMLISAGEDVGLADPQAVVVVEACAAAFERIGLPEGLYPLAQAALYLACTDKSNSTSGVFEALRSVRDAQRQEVPTHLRDANRDGDAFGDGKGYRYPHAFREHWVAQQYLPKALQGEVFWSASNQGWEGQRRDRMLERRAAQLAASAEAVDEHPLLMSSGPEEPQLERWLQRQKAVDGERLQELRQRLWSDLDWKRTDRVVVLGGRSLLWSLDPLGAVAEGGLTILCSSRTEQQRLDAQLQLLDPLHQPTVLDSPRALDTFNADHRFEVLGGRLNTQDLSSPELETTWKALSSRAMPDAQLRLLFSEPQLGPAAAVLEMVDDDITDPIYEALTSLAQRECHWLSHDKQRNRLLSTLDINGWTIKPSSWQESLTLTVDSNLIERWLGDNRPYQQAMKTSEDAPSEELSLLRQALTQLLGHPLPQRLRHWRLAGVHL; this is translated from the coding sequence GTGGGCGGACCATCAGATCAGGATCTGTTCAGCCATCACGGCGAATCTCTACGACGTCAGCTGGCACCCCTCGCCGACCGCCTGCGTCCACGCGATCTGGATGAATTCGTCGGTCAGGGGGCGATCCTCGCGGAAGGCAGGCTGCTCAGACGCGCCATTGCCGCCGATCGGGTCGGAAATCTGATTTTGCATGGTCCTCCAGGAGTCGGCAAAACCACCCTGGCGCGGATCATTGCCAATCACACACGAGCCCACTTCAGCTCGCTCAATGCCGTGCTGGCCGGGGTGAAGGATCTGCGCCATGAGGTCGATGAAGCGCATCGCCGCCTGGAACGCCACGGACTGCGCACGATCCTGTTCATCGACGAGGTGCACCGCTTCAACAGTGCTCAGCAGGATGCGTTGCTGCCATGGGTGGAAAACGGCACCCTTACGTTGATCGGCGCGACCACGGAAAACCCCTACTTCGAAGTCAACAAGGCGCTGGTCAGCCGCTCTCGGCTGTTTCGACTTGAAGCCTTGGGAGCCGATGACCTGAGTCGGTTGCTCAGGAGCGCAATCAGCGATGGCGAACGTGGATACGGCAACCGAAAGGTGGAGATCACACCTGAGGCGGCAGACCACCTGGTGGACGTTGCCGGCGGTGACGCTCGCAGCTTGCTGAATGCCCTGGAACTGGCCGTGGAGAGCACACCAGCCAACGCGACAGGTGTAATCGAGATTGACCTCGGCATCGCTGAAGAATCGATTCAGCAGAGAGCCGTGCTCTACGACAAGCAGGGGGATGCCCATTTCGACACGATCAGTGCCTTCATCAAATCGCTGCGCGGTTCTGACGCTGACGCGGCTCTGTTCTGGCTGGCCCGGATGATCGAAGCCGGAGAAAACCCACGCTTCATTTTTCGCCGCATGTTGATCTCCGCCGGAGAAGATGTGGGATTAGCCGACCCCCAAGCGGTTGTGGTGGTCGAAGCCTGTGCTGCGGCCTTTGAACGCATCGGCTTGCCGGAGGGTCTCTACCCATTGGCCCAGGCAGCTCTTTATCTGGCCTGTACCGACAAAAGCAACAGCACCTCCGGTGTCTTCGAGGCGCTGCGGAGCGTGCGTGACGCCCAACGTCAGGAGGTGCCGACCCACCTTCGCGATGCCAACCGCGATGGCGATGCGTTCGGCGATGGCAAGGGATATCGCTATCCCCATGCCTTCCGCGAACACTGGGTGGCCCAGCAATACCTTCCCAAAGCACTGCAAGGAGAAGTGTTCTGGTCGGCGAGCAACCAGGGATGGGAAGGTCAACGACGTGATCGGATGCTGGAGCGCCGGGCCGCACAACTGGCAGCGTCCGCAGAAGCCGTGGATGAGCACCCGCTGCTGATGAGCAGCGGCCCGGAAGAACCCCAATTGGAGCGATGGTTGCAGCGGCAAAAAGCCGTGGATGGTGAACGCCTGCAGGAGCTGCGCCAACGGCTCTGGTCGGATCTCGACTGGAAGCGAACGGACCGTGTCGTCGTCCTGGGAGGACGCTCGCTGCTGTGGTCACTCGACCCGCTGGGAGCCGTCGCCGAAGGTGGACTGACGATCCTCTGCTCCTCCCGCACTGAACAGCAACGACTCGACGCACAGCTGCAACTGCTTGACCCGCTCCATCAACCAACCGTGCTGGACAGTCCGAGAGCGCTGGACACGTTCAATGCCGATCACCGATTCGAGGTCCTGGGAGGACGGCTCAATACTCAAGACCTGTCCTCACCTGAGCTGGAGACCACCTGGAAAGCCCTCAGTTCAAGGGCAATGCCGGATGCACAGCTGCGTCTGTTGTTCAGTGAGCCTCAGCTCGGACCCGCTGCCGCAGTGCTGGAGATGGTCGACGACGACATCACCGATCCGATTTATGAGGCTTTGACCTCACTGGCCCAGCGGGAATGCCATTGGCTTTCTCATGACAAGCAACGGAACCGTCTGCTGTCGACCCTCGACATAAACGGTTGGACGATCAAGCCATCCAGTTGGCAGGAATCCCTGACGCTGACTGTGGATTCCAACCTGATCGAGCGATGGCTCGGAGACAACCGTCCCTATCAGCAGGCGATGAAAACATCAGAAGACGCCCCCTCAGAAGAGCTTTCTCTGCTCCGACAAGCTCTGACGCAACTGCTCGGACATCCCCTGCCTCAACGGTTGCGCCACTGGCGACTTGCAGGTGTGCATCTCTAG
- a CDS encoding phosphoadenylyl-sulfate reductase, translating into MISTAGGVDSGAADADLSALRAQLEPLEPQQCLQWALDRYGAGFAMTTSFGIQSSVLLHMLSRLPGGEAVPVIWVDTGYLPPETYRYSETLCKRLGSHLVVAQSSVSPARMEALHGRLWETGREEDMDFYLRLRKVEPLEEALDQAKVRCWASGVRRGQTDLRNTMTVLDPIRDRLSLRPLLGWTNRDVFYYMQKHELPQHPLFDQGYSTVGDWHSSAPDGLEGEGRSTRFGGQRQECGIHVPGVMGDGI; encoded by the coding sequence ATGATCAGCACCGCTGGCGGTGTCGACTCAGGCGCGGCAGATGCCGACCTCAGCGCGTTGCGCGCGCAGCTGGAGCCTCTTGAGCCGCAGCAATGTCTGCAGTGGGCGCTGGATCGCTACGGCGCCGGGTTCGCAATGACCACAAGCTTTGGGATCCAGTCCTCTGTGCTGCTGCACATGCTGAGCCGATTGCCTGGCGGAGAGGCAGTTCCTGTGATTTGGGTGGATACCGGTTATCTCCCACCTGAGACCTATCGCTACTCCGAGACCCTGTGCAAACGCCTGGGGTCGCACCTCGTTGTGGCGCAGTCGAGCGTGTCACCGGCCCGTATGGAGGCGCTGCATGGTCGCCTCTGGGAAACAGGTCGGGAGGAGGACATGGACTTTTACTTACGACTGCGCAAGGTGGAACCTCTCGAGGAAGCTTTGGATCAAGCCAAGGTGCGCTGCTGGGCTAGTGGTGTCCGTCGCGGGCAAACCGACCTACGCAACACAATGACCGTGTTGGATCCCATCCGAGATCGGCTGTCGTTGCGTCCCCTGTTGGGTTGGACCAATCGGGATGTCTTTTATTACATGCAAAAGCACGAGCTTCCGCAGCATCCTCTGTTTGATCAGGGATATTCCACTGTTGGCGATTGGCATTCCAGTGCCCCCGATGGCCTCGAAGGAGAGGGGCGTAGCACCCGTTTCGGCGGACAAAGGCAGGAGTGCGGCATCCATGTGCCCGGAGTAATGGGCGATGGCATCTGA
- a CDS encoding SLC13 family permease yields the protein MVELSAALQNGDALITLGVLLLAVVLFISGAIAPELVGLLSVSLLMIGGVLTPLQALSGFGSPALITLMGLFAVSAALFRSGALDRLRELIASERIRSSRRMVGLLTLVVAPISGVVPNTPIVASLLPVLETWCQKRGIAPSRVLLPLSFATLLGGTLTLLGSSVNLLASDVSQQLGYGALDLFSFTSIGIPVWLAGATYMLLAPRALLPDRRGPEDQLNTSQALTGYFTEVTIPSTSSLVGQTLRHSRLQRRFDVDVLELQRGGERILPPLADRGIEAGDRLLLRVTRADLLRLQHEHTVQLASTNRPPASEPSMGGAESSFFGEEEEGQKTVEVLLPAGSTLAGASLRELRFRQRHNATVLALRRGQQTVQERLGQAILREGDVLLLQAPQDAIRGLQASNDLLVLDQLENDLPTIRRKPQAITITALMLLVPTVTNIPLVASVLLSVVLLVLVGCLRTGEVQRSIRLDVILLLGSLSSFSVALQSSGLANALATDMERLVLNWPAYWALLVIFLATNLVTSVMSNAASVALLVPVATQLAPSLNLPPQALLLTVLFGASQSFLTPMGYQTNLMVFGPGRYRFFDVARYGAGLTVLMTLLVPGLILAQAGGL from the coding sequence ATGGTTGAGCTCAGTGCTGCTCTGCAGAACGGAGATGCCCTGATCACCCTAGGGGTGCTGCTCTTGGCGGTGGTGCTGTTCATCAGCGGTGCGATCGCACCCGAACTGGTTGGGCTTCTGAGCGTCTCGCTGCTGATGATCGGAGGTGTGCTGACCCCCCTGCAAGCTCTGAGCGGCTTCGGAAGTCCAGCTCTGATCACGCTGATGGGTCTGTTTGCCGTTTCAGCGGCTCTGTTTCGCAGCGGCGCACTGGATCGTTTGCGGGAACTGATCGCATCGGAGCGGATCCGCAGCTCCCGCAGGATGGTCGGTCTGCTCACGCTTGTGGTGGCACCGATCTCCGGTGTGGTACCGAACACGCCCATCGTGGCCAGCCTGTTGCCGGTGCTGGAGACCTGGTGTCAAAAGCGAGGGATCGCCCCATCACGGGTTTTGCTCCCCCTCTCCTTCGCCACATTGTTGGGAGGAACTCTCACACTCCTGGGCAGTTCCGTGAATTTGCTGGCCAGTGATGTCAGCCAGCAGCTGGGCTACGGAGCGCTGGATCTGTTCAGCTTCACCTCCATCGGCATCCCGGTGTGGCTGGCCGGCGCCACCTACATGCTGCTGGCGCCCCGAGCGCTGCTGCCCGATCGCCGAGGCCCTGAGGATCAACTGAACACCAGCCAGGCACTCACTGGATATTTCACGGAAGTCACGATTCCGTCGACATCAAGCCTGGTGGGTCAGACCCTCAGGCACAGCCGCCTGCAGCGTCGATTTGATGTTGATGTGCTGGAACTGCAGCGGGGAGGAGAACGCATCCTTCCTCCTCTTGCTGATCGCGGCATTGAGGCAGGAGATCGCCTGCTGCTGCGGGTCACCCGTGCAGATCTGCTGAGACTGCAGCACGAGCACACCGTTCAACTCGCCTCCACCAACCGTCCTCCGGCGTCAGAACCGTCCATGGGCGGCGCGGAGTCGTCATTTTTCGGTGAAGAAGAGGAGGGGCAGAAGACAGTGGAGGTGCTGCTTCCTGCAGGATCAACGCTGGCCGGAGCAAGTTTGCGCGAATTGCGGTTCCGTCAACGGCACAATGCCACGGTCTTGGCCCTGCGCCGCGGCCAGCAAACGGTTCAAGAGCGCCTCGGTCAAGCAATCTTGCGCGAAGGCGACGTCTTGCTCTTGCAGGCTCCGCAAGATGCCATCCGCGGGCTTCAGGCCAGCAACGACCTGCTCGTTCTCGATCAGCTTGAGAACGACTTGCCAACGATCCGGCGCAAACCTCAAGCGATCACCATCACGGCGCTGATGCTGCTGGTTCCCACAGTCACCAACATCCCCCTGGTGGCCTCGGTGCTGTTGTCTGTGGTGCTGCTGGTGCTGGTGGGCTGTTTGCGCACCGGAGAAGTCCAACGATCGATCCGTCTCGATGTGATCCTGCTGCTGGGTTCCCTGTCCAGCTTCAGCGTGGCGCTGCAGTCCAGCGGTTTGGCCAATGCTCTGGCGACCGACATGGAGCGTTTGGTGCTGAACTGGCCGGCTTACTGGGCCTTGCTGGTGATCTTCCTGGCCACCAACCTGGTCACCAGCGTGATGAGCAATGCGGCCTCGGTAGCGCTGCTGGTGCCTGTGGCCACGCAACTCGCTCCCTCCTTGAACCTGCCTCCCCAGGCCCTACTGCTCACGGTTCTCTTCGGGGCCAGCCAATCCTTCCTCACCCCAATGGGCTACCAAACCAACCTGATGGTGTTCGGTCCAGGAAGGTATCGCTTCTTCGATGTGGCGCGCTATGGGGCTGGACTCACCGTGTTGATGACCCTGCTTGTCCCGGGGCTGATCCTTGCCCAGGCAGGAGGCCTCTGA
- a CDS encoding 4'-phosphopantetheinyl transferase superfamily protein — translation MGGRTNGGSVTALWMQESRSEPSDDPLGLTAEEKAWAESLPQRRAIHFRRSRLWMRSCLASLHGCSAREVPLTAPPGVPPFLAPGWGYISLSHCVDACLLAWSLQPVGVDLERADRAFAADALMRRFFTCAERSDLVAFQGERLRREVLDRWLIKESAIKWQRGTLASDLRFWDVSACLGWARHGELAVEIAAELRSQGDWRMAIAVSDKQSLRDCRLCLA, via the coding sequence ATGGGCGGCAGAACAAACGGCGGCAGCGTAACGGCTCTGTGGATGCAAGAGTCACGATCTGAGCCCAGCGATGATCCTTTGGGGCTCACGGCAGAAGAGAAGGCCTGGGCTGAAAGCCTTCCCCAGCGTCGCGCCATTCACTTCCGGCGCTCACGGCTTTGGATGCGGAGCTGTTTGGCGTCTCTGCATGGTTGCTCCGCCCGAGAGGTTCCTTTGACGGCACCGCCGGGGGTGCCGCCATTCCTGGCTCCTGGTTGGGGCTACATCAGCCTCAGCCACTGCGTCGATGCTTGCTTGCTGGCCTGGAGCCTTCAGCCGGTCGGTGTTGATTTGGAGCGAGCTGATCGTGCCTTTGCTGCGGATGCCTTGATGCGGCGCTTTTTCACCTGCGCGGAGCGCAGCGATCTGGTCGCCTTCCAGGGTGAGCGCCTGCGTCGTGAGGTCCTGGATCGCTGGCTGATTAAGGAATCGGCCATCAAGTGGCAACGCGGAACGTTGGCCAGTGACTTGCGCTTCTGGGACGTGAGTGCATGCCTGGGATGGGCTCGGCACGGTGAGCTGGCCGTTGAGATCGCAGCTGAATTGCGATCTCAAGGTGATTGGCGCATGGCGATCGCCGTCTCCGACAAGCAATCTCTGCGGGATTGTCGACTCTGTCTCGCGTGA
- the bcp gene encoding thioredoxin-dependent thiol peroxidase: protein MTLQIGDPAPDFTLPDENGQPVTLSSLKGQRVVIYFYPKDATPGCTKEACNFRDRWGDLQKHNIKVVGISKDNAASHTRFIAKQELPFTLLTDEEPCAVASSYESYGLKKFMGREYMGMMRHTFVVDAEGKLELIYRKVKADSMADQVLNDLSLS, encoded by the coding sequence ATGACACTGCAGATCGGCGATCCCGCCCCTGATTTCACGCTTCCAGATGAAAATGGACAGCCCGTAACCCTGTCATCTCTGAAGGGACAGCGAGTGGTGATCTATTTCTATCCGAAAGACGCCACCCCTGGCTGCACCAAAGAGGCCTGTAATTTCCGTGACCGCTGGGGTGATCTGCAGAAGCACAACATCAAAGTGGTCGGTATTAGCAAAGACAACGCGGCATCTCACACCCGGTTCATCGCCAAGCAGGAGCTTCCCTTCACCCTGCTAACGGATGAAGAGCCCTGCGCTGTCGCCAGTTCCTATGAGAGCTACGGCCTGAAGAAATTCATGGGTCGCGAATACATGGGAATGATGCGCCACACTTTTGTTGTGGATGCCGAGGGCAAGCTCGAACTGATCTATCGCAAGGTGAAAGCCGACTCGATGGCTGATCAGGTCCTCAACGATTTGAGTTTGAGCTGA
- a CDS encoding type III pantothenate kinase, whose product MEAQQHCLLIGNSRWHWAERLPAGLAAASGADAWRFSHGLPTQTRLDDLSSLAGWAAVGPVPSHPLLQSTCRLGLGEIPLGEKPPWLGVDRALAGWGAWVRAGQSSPVMVVDAGTVLSLTRVSKTGCFAGGWLAAGISLQLRAMAEGTVALQLPGSTSELLAGGDFPLDTAQAMRRGVAESLIGLIWRAQEKDPSELWLCGGDAPVLASELISRGLAVMHAPDLVMQSMVSLVSSNSNR is encoded by the coding sequence ATGGAGGCGCAGCAGCATTGTCTGCTCATCGGCAACAGCCGTTGGCATTGGGCTGAACGACTTCCAGCCGGTTTGGCTGCCGCTTCTGGTGCGGATGCTTGGCGCTTTTCTCATGGTCTTCCAACCCAGACGCGGCTGGATGACCTGTCTTCGCTGGCCGGCTGGGCGGCTGTTGGGCCCGTTCCCTCCCATCCACTGTTGCAATCCACGTGTCGTCTCGGCCTGGGAGAAATACCGCTTGGTGAAAAGCCCCCCTGGCTTGGCGTTGACCGAGCCCTGGCCGGCTGGGGGGCATGGGTGCGTGCCGGCCAATCGTCTCCAGTGATGGTGGTGGATGCGGGCACCGTTCTCAGCCTCACCCGCGTGTCGAAAACAGGATGCTTTGCAGGAGGGTGGCTGGCTGCTGGCATCAGTCTTCAGTTGCGTGCCATGGCCGAGGGAACGGTCGCTCTTCAGCTCCCCGGCTCGACATCCGAGCTCTTAGCCGGCGGAGATTTTCCCCTCGACACTGCACAGGCCATGCGGCGCGGCGTAGCGGAAAGCCTGATCGGGTTGATCTGGCGGGCTCAGGAGAAGGACCCCTCTGAACTCTGGTTGTGCGGTGGTGATGCCCCAGTACTGGCGTCGGAACTGATCTCCCGGGGCTTGGCGGTGATGCATGCCCCGGATCTCGTGATGCAGTCGATGGTGTCGTTGGTCAGCTCAAACTCAAATCGTTGA
- the hflX gene encoding GTPase HflX yields MKQTHLAGRTRGLRPSQLKQLERLSHRRHPNISGADLLALERLAELALELETPLHLLLDDRGVCRLLWIGPLGESDRLEHHLPSGGRRRSTRWRLISVMLGRRSPDLNPEGRDAVIALDVEPVDWLRYQALLSPAGTRLGARWRPDPATSGGWQCCDRGDLSTLCQDAPELPPVAPDHEAMTNASMVEPERVLLLTLTGTDPACNERELAELEGLTRSAGARTVAVCRQREGQINPQTLWGRGKLQEAALEIRKQGATLVITDRELTPVQARNLERLLDSPVTDRSELILDIFAQRASSAAGRLQVELAQLRYRLPRLTGRGLSLSRQGGGIGTRGPGETQLEKDRRAISRRIEHLGRELRQLGAHRARLRERRRELPRVALVGYTNAGKSSLLNALCDRGQGGAVQAENILFATLDPTTRRLCLPRVGAAPREVLITDTVGFIRELPAPLTQAFMATLEETRDADQLLLVVDLGDPDWQGQLQAVHTILDDLGCSQPRQVLANQIDRCDAGALEQIHALEPETLYLSATQGTGLKGLRTWLEQTFWEPAGTPPHG; encoded by the coding sequence TTGAAGCAGACCCACCTGGCCGGACGCACGCGAGGTTTGCGTCCGTCACAACTCAAACAACTGGAGCGCCTCAGTCACCGCCGTCATCCCAACATCAGCGGTGCGGATCTGCTGGCCCTGGAGCGGCTCGCCGAACTCGCGCTTGAGCTGGAGACACCACTGCACCTGCTTCTGGACGACCGGGGGGTCTGCCGTCTGCTGTGGATAGGCCCACTGGGCGAGTCGGATCGACTGGAACACCATCTCCCCAGTGGGGGCAGGCGGCGATCCACACGCTGGAGACTGATCAGCGTGATGCTGGGCCGGCGATCCCCAGATCTCAACCCCGAAGGCCGAGACGCCGTGATTGCCCTGGATGTGGAGCCGGTTGACTGGTTGCGTTATCAGGCCTTGCTCTCGCCGGCCGGCACCCGTCTTGGTGCGCGATGGCGGCCTGATCCAGCCACCTCTGGAGGATGGCAATGCTGCGATCGAGGCGATCTATCGACCCTCTGCCAGGACGCTCCTGAGCTCCCACCTGTCGCGCCAGACCACGAGGCAATGACCAATGCCTCCATGGTGGAGCCCGAGCGGGTGCTGCTGCTGACCCTCACAGGAACGGACCCCGCTTGCAACGAGCGCGAGCTGGCGGAACTTGAAGGTCTCACTCGCAGTGCTGGTGCACGCACCGTGGCCGTGTGTCGCCAGCGTGAAGGACAGATCAATCCACAGACGCTCTGGGGACGCGGAAAACTGCAAGAAGCAGCGCTGGAGATCCGCAAGCAAGGCGCCACGCTGGTGATCACCGACAGGGAGCTCACGCCCGTTCAGGCCCGCAATCTGGAACGGCTGCTGGACAGCCCGGTCACCGATCGGAGTGAGTTGATTCTCGACATCTTTGCCCAACGGGCTTCGAGCGCTGCGGGCCGGCTTCAGGTGGAGCTGGCCCAGCTGCGCTATCGACTGCCTCGGCTGACAGGGCGTGGACTGAGCCTCTCCCGCCAGGGCGGAGGCATCGGCACCCGCGGACCGGGCGAGACGCAGCTCGAAAAAGACCGTCGAGCGATCAGCCGCCGAATTGAGCACCTGGGACGCGAACTTCGCCAACTCGGAGCCCATCGCGCCCGGCTGCGGGAGCGACGCCGCGAACTGCCACGCGTTGCGCTGGTGGGTTACACGAATGCGGGGAAATCATCCTTACTCAACGCGCTCTGTGACCGAGGCCAGGGCGGAGCTGTGCAGGCTGAAAACATTCTGTTCGCGACCCTTGATCCCACCACGCGTCGACTTTGTCTTCCAAGGGTTGGCGCCGCGCCCAGAGAAGTGCTGATTACCGACACCGTCGGCTTCATTCGGGAACTGCCTGCCCCCCTCACCCAGGCCTTTATGGCCACCCTGGAGGAAACACGTGATGCCGACCAGCTTCTGCTGGTGGTTGACCTGGGAGATCCTGATTGGCAAGGGCAGCTGCAGGCCGTGCATACAATTCTGGATGACCTGGGTTGCTCACAACCGCGACAAGTCCTGGCCAATCAGATCGACCGCTGCGATGCAGGTGCGCTCGAGCAGATCCATGCACTGGAGCCAGAGACGCTCTATCTCTCCGCCACACAAGGAACAGGCTTGAAGGGTCTGCGAACATGGCTCGAACAGACGTTCTGGGAGCCGGCAGGCACGCCACCCCATGGTTGA